A stretch of Telopea speciosissima isolate NSW1024214 ecotype Mountain lineage chromosome 11, Tspe_v1, whole genome shotgun sequence DNA encodes these proteins:
- the LOC122644938 gene encoding rust resistance kinase Lr10-like: KLSNEILVAVKVFNNSIGNGEDFINEVGTIGTIHHINVVRLVGFCADGYRRALIYEFLPNESLEKFIFSKDTKRQGLGWEKLQEIAIGIAKGIEYLHQGCDLRILHFDIKPHNILLDNDFNPKISDFGLAKLFSKDESAISMTTARGTIGYIAPEVFSRNFGHVSHKSDVFSFGIMLLEMVGGRKNIDNTVENTSQVYFSQWIYNHLSHGKELEIRIDEDGDATIAKKLTIVALWGIQWYPVDRLSMKAVVQMLEGDRESLIMPPSPFESTMPSKTNVANSERPLSLNLPIISE; encoded by the coding sequence AAGCTTTCCAATGAAATTCTAGTTGCTGTTAAGGTATTCAACAATTCCATTGGAAATGGAGAGGACTTCATTAATGAAGTTGGCACCATCGGTACGATTCATCATATAAATGTGGTTCGCCTAGTTGGTTTCTGCGCAGATGGATATAGACGAGCTCTTATCTATGAATTTTTGCCAAATGAGTCACTAGAGAAGTTCATCTTTTCAAAAGATACTAAGAGACAAGGCCTTGGTTGGGAGAAACTTCAAGAAATAGCTATTGGCATAGCCAAAGGAATAGAATACCTTCATCAAGGGTGTGATCTACGTATACTTCATTTTGATATTAAACCTCATAATATCTTATTAGATAACGACTTCAACCCTAAGATCTCTGATTTTGGTCTTGCAAAATTATTTTCCAAGGACGAGAGTGCTATCTCCATGACTACAGCAAGAGGGACAATAGGATATATTGCCCCTGAAGTGTTTTCTAGGAACTTTGGTCATGTTTCTCATAAATCAGATGTTTTTAGCTTTGGAATAATGTTGCTTGAAATGGTTGGTGGGAGAAAGAACATTGACAACACTGTAGAGAACACTAGCCAAGTGTACTTCTCCCAATGGATCTATAATCATCTGAGCCATGGGAAAGAGTTGGAAATCAGGATAGATGAAGACGGAGATGCTACCATTGCTAAGAAGCTAACAATTGTGGCTCTTTGGGGTATCCAGTGGTACCCAGTTGATCGCCTTTCAATGAAAGCAGTGGTTCAGATGTTGGAAGGAGACAGAGAGAGCTTGATCATGCCACCCAGTCCTTTTGAGTCTACAATGCCTTCAAAAACTAATGTAGCTAATAGTGAAAGACCCCTCTCTTTGAACTTACCAATCATCTCAGAATAA